A section of the Paralichthys olivaceus isolate ysfri-2021 chromosome 16, ASM2471397v2, whole genome shotgun sequence genome encodes:
- the map6d1 gene encoding MAP6 domain-containing protein 1, which translates to MAWPCISRVCCLARFWNQFDKSDLSVPLTIQNYSDIGEQEVRSVTKQLSASERAPGNNYSTPDARKDVGSPHAPLDGPGTRGSFRARREPGYKPREDYHPPGVPFTSVTQYKQDFKPWPIPRKENFPWISNGGSRADSVSDSPGNSHLSQAQAGEERGRGQRWGEQQVAEESKTSSYRQEYRPWTGVKPAKSARKNPPAQYSSPGTEATDVPRETSYQAAFSGDFHRSLGWRSAAPNIQPAAIPQPTAAVLQAGRSPSACSLQQSVAPERAELSGITKGEEHLVRTKLSPNPSAVFQSGSRVFNI; encoded by the exons ATGGCTTGGCCGTGCATCAGCAGAGTGTGCTGCCTGGCTCGCTTCTGGAACCAGTTCGATAAGTCGGACCTGTCCGTGCCGCTCACCATCCAGAACTACTCGGACATCGGTGAGCAGGAGGTGCGCTCCGTCACCAAGCAGCTCTCCGCCTCGGAGCGCGCACCCGGGAATAACTACTCGACCCCGGACGCGCGTAAGGACGTCGGCTCCCCCCATGCGCCCCTGGATGGCCCGGGGACCCGAGGATCGTTCAGGGCGAGGAGGGAGCCCGGCTACAAGCCCCGGGAGGACTACCATCCGCCTGGAGTGCCTTTCACCAGCGTTACGCAATACAAGCAGGATTTCAAACCCTGGCCCATCCCCAGGAAAGAGAACTTCCCGTGGATTAGTAACGGGGGCAGCAGGGCTGACAGTGTGTCGGACAGCCCGGGGAACAGTCACCTCAGCCAGGCACAGGCTGGGGAGGAGCGGGGCAGGGGGCAGAGATGGGGGGAGCAGCAGGTGGCGGAGGAGAGTAAAACCAGCTCCTACAG GCAAGAGTACAGGCCGTGGACAGGGGTGAAACCTGCCAAAAGTGCAAGAAAAAATCCTCCAGCTCAATACTCCAGCCCGGGGACAGAGGCCACCGACGTCCCACGAGAGACCAGCTACCAGGCTGCCTTCAGTGGGGACTTCCACAGGTCCCTGGGGTGGAGGTCTGCTGCCCCAAACATACAACCTGCTGCCATCCCCCAGCCCACCGCCGCTGTCCTGCAGGCCGGCAGGTCGCCCAGCGCCTGCAGCCTCCAGCAGAGCGTCGCACCTGAGAGGGCAGAGCTCAGCGGTATCACCAAAGGAGAG GAGCATCTGGTGAGGACCAAGCTCTCCCCGAACCCGTCTGCCGTCTTTCAGAGTGGATCGAGGGTCTTCAACATCTGA